The Spirosoma foliorum genome has a window encoding:
- the menD gene encoding 2-succinyl-5-enolpyruvyl-6-hydroxy-3-cyclohexene-1-carboxylic-acid synthase: protein MPVLQPIVNIAELLYQKGITDVVVSPGSRSAPLTLAVVRHPHLRVRVMADERSAGFVALGLAQQTRNPVAIICTSGSAVYNLSPAVAEAYFQQVPLLLLTADRPHEWLHQQDGQTIDQVNLFGNQVKRSYDLPADYTHPDARWFIERSVNEAVSLARLAPEGPVHLNVPLREPFYPTANEVFQAEPARLITTLSASPTLAPETWHALLTEWERSDRTLIAVGQLPRNSALLALLSKISDELGVPIVGEIVSNLPVNDRFITHTDTFLSGIPDEQAEALRPDLLITIGNSLLTRNLKTFFRQYPAHRHWHIQPTVDRITDAFQSLTTLIPAEPLAFLDKLFADIDYQQFLQGDDDDDSHEFLHHWQQADRKAARLVAQTLSKPNQSLTDWSAVQLVLEQIPPQSILHLANSMPVRYANLCGLSEQQAVSVSANRGVSGIDGCLSTAVGAALATDQIVTLLIGDVAFFYDRNALWSSPIPPNLRIVLLNNDGGHIFRLIDGPSRQPELETYFETPHGYTARNTAADAKIQYQIAAKAETLTSLLPDFFRPGSQAKLLEIKTDKRINQEQFLAYKSQLNNLYTSN, encoded by the coding sequence ATGCCCGTTCTTCAGCCAATCGTCAACATTGCCGAACTGCTTTATCAAAAAGGAATAACCGATGTCGTCGTCTCTCCTGGTTCCCGATCGGCACCCTTAACGCTGGCTGTCGTACGGCACCCCCACCTTCGGGTGCGGGTAATGGCCGATGAACGATCGGCCGGGTTTGTGGCCCTGGGGCTGGCTCAACAAACCCGAAACCCAGTCGCGATTATCTGCACGTCAGGAAGCGCGGTGTATAACCTGTCGCCCGCCGTTGCCGAAGCCTATTTTCAGCAGGTACCTCTCCTGCTCCTGACTGCCGACCGTCCTCACGAATGGCTTCACCAGCAGGACGGGCAGACCATCGATCAGGTCAATCTGTTTGGCAACCAGGTTAAACGCTCGTACGACCTACCGGCCGACTATACCCACCCCGACGCCCGCTGGTTCATCGAACGATCGGTCAACGAGGCTGTCTCACTCGCTCGATTAGCCCCCGAAGGTCCGGTCCACCTGAACGTCCCCCTACGTGAGCCCTTTTATCCAACGGCGAATGAGGTCTTCCAGGCAGAACCGGCACGACTGATTACGACCCTCTCGGCAAGCCCTACACTGGCACCTGAAACCTGGCATGCCCTGCTTACGGAATGGGAACGGAGTGATCGTACGCTCATTGCCGTTGGACAATTACCCCGAAACTCGGCCCTGTTGGCGTTACTCTCGAAAATTAGTGACGAACTTGGGGTTCCCATAGTGGGTGAGATCGTGAGCAACCTCCCCGTCAATGATCGGTTTATTACCCATACGGATACATTTCTATCGGGCATTCCAGATGAGCAGGCCGAAGCACTCCGCCCCGATTTATTGATCACCATCGGGAATTCGCTCCTGACCCGGAACCTTAAAACGTTTTTTCGCCAATACCCAGCTCACCGGCACTGGCACATTCAACCAACGGTCGATCGGATTACAGATGCCTTTCAGAGTCTGACCACGCTCATTCCTGCTGAACCCCTTGCCTTTTTAGATAAGTTGTTTGCGGACATCGACTATCAGCAATTTCTGCAGGGCGATGATGATGACGATTCGCACGAGTTTCTGCATCACTGGCAGCAGGCCGACCGGAAAGCAGCCCGACTGGTGGCGCAAACCCTGTCGAAACCCAATCAATCCCTCACGGACTGGTCGGCGGTCCAACTGGTGCTCGAACAGATACCTCCTCAATCCATCCTCCACCTGGCCAACAGTATGCCCGTTCGGTACGCGAACCTCTGTGGACTCTCCGAACAACAGGCGGTGAGTGTATCCGCGAATCGAGGAGTTAGCGGAATCGATGGTTGTTTAAGTACAGCCGTTGGGGCAGCCCTCGCAACCGATCAGATCGTGACGCTTCTGATTGGCGACGTTGCGTTCTTCTATGACCGGAATGCGCTCTGGTCATCCCCTATCCCTCCGAACTTACGGATTGTACTCCTCAACAACGATGGCGGCCACATCTTTCGACTGATTGATGGACCCAGTCGGCAACCCGAGCTGGAAACCTATTTTGAGACCCCTCACGGGTATACCGCCCGCAACACGGCCGCTGATGCGAAGATACAGTATCAGATAGCCGCCAAAGCCGAAACGTTAACCTCACTCCTCCCCGATTTCTTTCGCCCCGGCAGTCAGGCGAAACTGCTGGAAATAAAAACAGACAAACGAATCAACCAGGAACAGTTTTTGGCGTACAAATCGCAGCTCAACAATCTATATACCAGCAACTAA
- the trmB gene encoding tRNA (guanosine(46)-N7)-methyltransferase TrmB — protein sequence MTRRKTHRFLQNAESQNVIEVGKPLYKTIRGNWRSDYFKNDNPIVLELACGKGEYTVGLSQAFPAKNFIGVDIKGDRIARGSKAAQDLGLTNVAFLRTDINFLHEFFAKQEVNEIWITFPDPQPRPRQEKHRLTHPRFLAIYKELFVPGGTLHLKTDNPELFAYSLEQVQAIGCTDLQFTTDLYNSPLNGIHIGIKTKYEQMFFDKGFTINYLQCKTAVI from the coding sequence GTGACAAGAAGGAAAACGCATCGCTTTCTGCAAAATGCTGAAAGCCAGAATGTTATTGAAGTAGGTAAACCACTTTACAAAACTATTCGCGGGAATTGGCGGAGTGATTATTTTAAGAATGACAATCCTATTGTGTTAGAATTGGCGTGTGGGAAAGGGGAATATACAGTTGGTTTATCGCAGGCCTTTCCAGCTAAAAACTTTATTGGTGTCGATATTAAAGGGGATCGGATTGCGAGAGGCTCCAAGGCTGCGCAAGATCTTGGATTGACAAATGTTGCTTTCCTACGGACCGATATTAATTTCCTTCACGAGTTTTTTGCGAAGCAGGAGGTCAATGAAATCTGGATTACATTCCCTGATCCCCAGCCACGGCCCCGTCAGGAAAAGCACAGGCTAACTCATCCCCGTTTTTTAGCTATTTACAAAGAGCTATTCGTGCCCGGAGGGACGCTGCATTTAAAGACTGATAATCCAGAATTGTTTGCATATAGCCTGGAACAGGTGCAAGCGATAGGGTGTACCGATTTACAATTTACTACCGATTTATATAACTCACCATTAAACGGGATTCACATTGGTATTAAGACGAAATACGAACAAATGTTCTTCGACAAGGGATTTACAATTAACTATTTACAATGCAAAACGGCCGTAATTTAA
- a CDS encoding bifunctional folylpolyglutamate synthase/dihydrofolate synthase — MQYPEALDYLYSRLPVFHRIGAKALKPGLGNTLALCEALGNPQNQFRTIHVAGTNGKGSSSHMLAAIYQSAGYRVGLYTSPHLQSFTERFRLNGQPMPEAEVAAFVEQHQALIESVEPSFFEVTVAMAFDYFARQQVDVAIIEVGLGGRLDSTNVITPEASLITNIGYDHTDILGETLGEIAAEKAGIIKPDVPVVISETHPETEFVFRKKADELNAPILVADQVYSILDKGLVSGKRQVEVLREGESPLAVEIDLLGTYQLRNLGGVLATVSVLQSIWPVSVEAIQKGVATVTATTGLKGRFQTLQEHPRVIADTAHNQPGLVSLFETIETIPYQTLRIVIGLVADKDRSKVLSVLPQTAVYYFCQAQTPRSLSASDLQAEAAQTGRLGDSFTDVNKALRSAILQSSIDDLILITGSNYTIAELTML; from the coding sequence ATGCAGTACCCGGAAGCACTCGACTATTTATACAGTCGGCTCCCCGTTTTTCACCGGATTGGTGCCAAAGCGCTAAAACCCGGATTAGGGAATACCCTTGCCTTATGTGAAGCCCTTGGCAATCCACAAAACCAGTTCCGGACTATTCATGTGGCTGGTACCAATGGTAAAGGGAGCAGCTCGCACATGCTCGCTGCCATTTATCAGTCGGCGGGTTATCGGGTGGGGTTATATACCTCTCCCCATCTTCAATCGTTTACCGAACGCTTTCGCCTGAATGGTCAACCCATGCCCGAAGCGGAGGTCGCTGCGTTTGTCGAACAGCATCAGGCTTTAATTGAATCAGTTGAACCATCCTTTTTTGAGGTGACGGTAGCGATGGCGTTCGATTATTTTGCCCGGCAGCAGGTCGATGTAGCGATTATCGAAGTGGGGTTAGGGGGAAGGCTCGATTCAACGAATGTCATCACGCCTGAAGCGTCGCTGATTACCAATATCGGTTATGATCACACGGATATCCTGGGTGAAACACTGGGCGAAATAGCCGCCGAAAAAGCAGGGATTATTAAGCCCGACGTTCCCGTCGTGATTAGCGAAACCCATCCCGAAACAGAATTTGTATTTCGTAAAAAGGCGGATGAGCTGAACGCCCCGATTTTAGTGGCCGATCAGGTTTATTCGATTCTGGATAAAGGGCTGGTTTCTGGCAAGCGTCAGGTGGAGGTGTTGCGAGAAGGAGAGTCCCCCCTTGCTGTAGAAATCGATTTATTGGGAACCTATCAACTCCGTAATCTGGGTGGCGTGCTGGCTACTGTTTCGGTGCTTCAATCTATCTGGCCAGTATCGGTTGAGGCTATACAAAAAGGTGTGGCTACCGTCACAGCAACAACTGGATTGAAGGGCCGTTTTCAGACCTTACAGGAGCATCCCAGAGTCATCGCAGACACAGCCCACAATCAGCCTGGATTAGTGTCTTTATTCGAAACAATTGAAACGATTCCTTATCAAACGCTACGGATTGTGATCGGGCTGGTGGCCGATAAAGATCGGTCAAAAGTGCTGAGTGTGCTGCCCCAAACGGCGGTTTATTATTTCTGTCAAGCCCAAACGCCCCGCTCACTATCCGCTAGCGATTTACAAGCTGAAGCTGCTCAAACCGGTCGGCTAGGCGATTCGTTTACTGATGTAAATAAAGCTTTAAGAAGCGCAATTTTACAATCATCAATTGATGATTTAATTCTGATAACTGGCAGTAACTATACAATTGCCGAATTAACAATGTTATAA